The Solanum dulcamara chromosome 6, daSolDulc1.2, whole genome shotgun sequence genome contains the following window.
tatcagccataattctccataccatatcaatgaaaccttcttcaaatcccattttcctcaaaactagacaagtataggaccaagataccctatcataggctttagccatgtcaagtttgataaCTACATTGCCTCCTATATTTGGCTTCTTGATCTGGTGTATAATCTCTTGGGCTAGcataatattttcagaaatgTTCCTACCTTTgacaaatccagattggttaAGGGAAATGAGGTTGGGTAGGATAGGTGCCAGTCTAAGGGAAATGAGTTTGGAGATGATTTTGtttgtgaagttgctaaggctaattGGTCTATGGTGTACTTTTGGGAGCAGCACCAAACAAGAGTGAGTAAAGTATTTAGGCATAGCTTGTCCACAGAAGAAAGATAGAATCACTTTAAGGAGGTCCTCTTTTATGGTGTTCCAACAtgcttggaagaacttgccattcattccatcaggtCCAGCAGCTGAATTGGGATTCATTAAAAACACTACAGTTCTCAACTCCTCCATTGTAGGGAAAGCTTTCAGGTTTCTGTTATGCTCATCAGTGACCATCCTGGGAATACATTGGAGGGTATGCTCCTGAATTTGTGTCTCCTCACCAGTGAAAATGGCTTGGAAGTGTTCACATGCAGCTTTAGCTATGTTTTCTTCACCTTGTACCCAATTATCATCTTCATTCTGGATCTTATGGATGTATAATTTCCTCCTCCTTCCTCTTATCAAGGCATGAAAATACTTGGAATTCACATCACCctctttgaaccaatgcaacTGAGTTTTTTGCTTTAGCATGGATTCCTCCAGTTTCAGGTATTTTATATACTCTTCATTGATGGCATGGAGCTTTGTTCTGTTCTCTTCAGAATTACTAGAGATTAGCTCTTCCTCTGCATGTCTAGTCTtgtcttcatattctttaactttggCATATATATCACCAAATTGCAATCTGGACCAAGTACTAAGAGTGGCTGCCAacctcttcattttctgatggaaacaccacattggattaccctcCATGGTCCTGTTCCAGCAATTACTAACAGTATCCAAGAAAGATGGTTGTTCTGTCCAGCAATtaaggaatttgaaatatttggtgTGTTGTTGGTTTTGATCAGTCATCTCCAGCAGTAAGGGGCAGTGATCTGAACCCACAGAGGGTAGATGAGTAATGGTAGTCTGAGGCATCATCTCTAGCCACTTATCGGTGACCATTCCTCTGTCAAGTCTCTTCCAGATTATGAACATTATACCCCTTAGATTAGACCAAGTGTATCTCTGACCACAAAACCCAAGATCTTGTAGTCCACAGGCTTCTATGATGCTGATGAACTCAaggctctttttcatattgtaagTGACACCTCCCAACTTTTCTTGAGGGTCTGTgataacattgaaatcacctAATGTGCACCATGGAAGGGAGGTGGCTGACTGTTGTAGCATGCTATCCCACAgaggtcttctgagatgatctttgcATTTTGCATATAGAAAGGTAACTATGAACTGATTTGGATTCATTACATGATTAAATTCACAAGTAATCAACTGCTCCTCATTTTCCAATATCCTGCAGTCTACATCCTTGGTCCAAAAaagccaaatcttaccatttggattaCTAATAGCATGGtccatgttgagttgatttctgaAGTACTGAATCTGAATGCTATCAGAAAAAGGCTCTAGGATGGCAATAATGGGAATTTGATGGATACTCTTAAGAGATTTAAGTCtttccatggctccttgggtattaatacctcTCATATTCTAGCATGGTGTACTAATCATTGGGAGTTTTTGGAAGTGAACAGCCTAGTGTGAGGTCTGCTTGTACGAGCAGAAATAGTTGGACTGATGGGTTTATTACTGTGACTGGTTCTATGAATTCCTCTAGGGGACAAACCTTGGGAGTTAGCTATTCGTTGAATCTCATCATCATACTCATTTGTGTAAGATGTACCTAAGGGTCTGTTTAAGTGTTCACTGGCAGCATCCTCCTCATCTAGATCCTTCAAGGGTTGGTCCTCATAGTCACCCTCATCTTCAGACTCAATAACTGCATATTCATCCAGGTCAGGAGGGACTTctatattagtattagtattagtattaagGGTGCATTTGGGGAGAGATTGTGTGTGTTGTTCTGCAGTTCTGCTTGCAGGATGTTGAGGAGGTGTGTGGTTGTACTGAGTTTGCAAGGGTGTAATATCTATCCCCCCTTGGTCATCCTCCAGCACAAATTGTTGGCATCCAAGGTTAGGATGTTGTTCTTTCACATTGTCTACTACCAGAGGAATTTGTTCCTCGTGAGACAAATTCCTTTCttctactcttttttttaatgcatCCCTTCTCCTTTTGCTCAgtttattcttcttttcattAGACCCTATGACACTAGTGCTTGCTACAGACCCTAAATCATTGGCCATAGATCCCAGCTGAGTATTATGACTGGTAGTGTCAATATTCCTATTTGTGTGGTCATTAGGCTGATTAATTGTAGgtaaatttatgttatgaaTTGCAGGGGTTGAGTCTTCTCCCTGAAAATGCAGCATGTGCATTTGAGTTGGGACCTGACAGTTCCCCTGTTGCTGCTGCATATCAACATCTCTTCTGtcaacatgcattgcattgtcCTTCAAGCTAATATCTGCTCTTTCCTCCAAGGATTCCTTTGAGTTAACAGGTGCAACTTCTTCCAAGATTTGCAGATTTGTAGGCTGAGTAGGAGTTGTAATGTTGCCCATTTCTAGATTGAAAATGGGAGAAACTGCAGGTCCCAGTTCATGCAATTCTGTTGCCCTATTTTGCACATTCTTTTCGTTTATTTTAGCAgctgaaaaaatatatgaagtggtagcaggagctctagagtcactcctagggtcaaccatactgttctcatgcaaaacatgagataTAACCCCCCCTCTGGGTACCCCTTCCTGCAAGTTAGTTGGCTTCTCCTGAAACccaccatcctcacctccattAACTACTTCAACAGCAATAGTTAAAACATTCAATACATTAAGACTACATGGGGGACCcatgggggattgggagcattgagtcaatacctgatcGATGCTCGCTTTGTACGGTTTGGATTGCGCTGGTCGTAGTGACAGTATTACCATCAATACCTGTAGTTCTGAGTTGAGTGGGTTTATATACCTGTTGAGTGTTACCTTGTATCTTTTGGGTGTTTTGTATGGTTTGGGTCTTCCCTttgaattttcttctcttttgggttTGCTATTGGTTGTTTGGGACTTGATTCCTGTTCTGATTATTTGTGTGTTCCTGCATTTTGTTTCTTCCTCCTTGAGTTGTGGTGGTTGTTTATTGTATCGGTACCTGTTGTCTAACACTTACAACATTAGTTAAAACAGTTGGAGAAGAGGTCATACCTGTGTTTTTTGTCAACTcatctttctttggctcttCTTCCTTGTTTTTGGCCTTATTGCGTTCTGCATCTCTTCTGCTGACTGGGCAGGCTAGAGGAGTATGACCCTGGTGTTTACAATAAGTACAATAAAGTGGTATATCTTCATATTCGATATCCTGCCATCTACCTTCCCcatttgggtcatcattttcGTCAAAGCCAATCCACACACTTTGGATTTTAGGCttggtgatgtccatttggacttttACTTTCGCTACGCTACCCCTCGTCTTTTGCATGAAGGCCATGTCTAAGTGCAATACTTGTCCCATGTCCTCCAGCAAAATCGTAACAAATTCTTTGTGGAAACAATGCCATGGGAGCTCCGGGAGTATGACCCATACAGGGAGAATGGGGGTTTCATAGTTTGGATCAAAGGTAGGAgtccaaacttgaaatctcataaagacacCTTCAATGTACATGCGCTTGCTATCTAAGACAATAGCTCTATCGTGTTCGTTATCcaggtcaatatatatatgtctagagTTAAAATGCGTAATCTTGACCTTGCCTCGGAGTTCTGTTTGGGCAATGAATTTCTTTCGAATGACCTCCATCTTGGGCATTGGGCTATAGAACTTGCCTATGAGGGTGTACTTACATGATTCTGCCATTTTAATTATGTAGTCCTCTCTCGTAAACATAATAGCAGGACAGCCTTGTTTCATTACTCTTTTTGGGGTTGTAAGGTCAATTTTGGTAGTATTCTCAGTTTGTGTAGCTCTCAGCCATGTGGCCATGGATTGTTTTGCTATAGGGGGCGGAGGGTGATTTGTGGTGACCGGTTGGTTGATAGGGGGCTTGGTCTTTGGAGGTAGCGCACTGGGGGTTAGGGTCACTACCGGATTTCTAGAGTTTTTTGGGTCGtatttttggaaattagaaGATATTGGAGGGAAGTCTGAACTGGGAGGGTATTTGGTACTTTTAGGATTAGTTAAGGTGCTAGGATTATCTGGGGAAACATTTTTGGGCACTAAAAGACTGTTTTCGACTCTATTATCACAAGATGGAAATTTGGAATTTGAGTTAGAGGTGTCTAAAAATTGTGGCGTTTGGTTTAAAACGTTCGTACTGATATGGGGGTTAGTAATACCTTGAGAATTTCTTTGGGCGTTCACCGGATGAGTGTTTTCGGTGATTTTTACGTTAGGTTCAATTCTAGTATTGGCATTTGGTGTGTTAGGATagtcattttttgaatttaaatttttttgatggGTATTGTATTGGTGCGTATTATTATTCAAACTAGAAACATTTTTTCCGATCGCCGGAGTTCCGGTGTCGCCGCTGCCAGTGTTAGTACTCAAATTGGCAACCCTAATTGATAAATTTGAATTGATAGGGACCATACCTGAAGGGGCTTTTTGTGTTTCTGGACTCCTCTCTTCAAGATGAATAGGTTGACATTGCCAATTTTGGAATTGGAGCTTTGCTGCTGCGCCGCCTCCGGCAGTTTGGATTGGAACCCTAATTTCCAAATTGGAGGAGATAGGTGTTGTTGCTGATGGGGATTTTTGGTTCATTGTGTTCCTTGTAAGATCGTCTACCAAACCCCCAGAACAATTTGTATTTTCGCCACCAGACGCGGCGACGCCGCCACTATCGGAAATCACTTCACCGCCGGAATTCTTCAAATTGATATTCGACGAGTTTGGCTTTGTGTATGGCAGCGATTTTTGGATGGTTGTATTCGTATTATTCTCCTCTACAAGATGACGTTGGTCTTTACTCTCAAATGTCGCCGGAACGCCGACGTCGGAATTCAACAGTGTGTTGCCGGCGACGCCGTCACCCATTGGAGCTGGGCTTTTAGTATGAGGTACGCCTGGGGGTGCACTACCAACCCCAGGTGGTGCGCCACCTCGAATAACATCGGAGGCCGTCGAATTTGTAGTTCGAGTGGCCGGCGTTTCGCCGGAGTTTCATCCCACTGTCGCGCCTGGATTTCTCTTAATTTCCATGGTGAAATCCCTTGGATTTTTGATATGATGTGGCTGGGATGCTGTTCTAACATCCCCAATTGATGGTTTTTCAATACAAATTACAGAAGTTGACTTAGAATTGGTTCCTTGATCAGTGGCAGAATGTTGAACAGTGATCGCTGCTGTTTTTTCAACATTCCCGAAGCTTCGAATGTCCGATTGGGACGATTCCTGTTGTGTTGAATTCGTCTCATCGATACCTACGATTCTGTCTTTTGAACGAAATTTTTGGAGGTCCGGAGGTGGATCCGGTTCCCTGGTAGCCATAAGCTTAAAACTAGTCTTCTTTGAGAGCTTTTTTTCTAGTGAGATGTTAGAGAGAGTATTATTGTGCATGGATTTGTGTAAGAGTTTAAAATAACTCAAACACCATTAACTACATagacaacatagaatttgatcGTACCGTAGGTTCGGGTGAATCCTCCTTTCAGTCTGTTATACAAACTTTTAATGTATTTCACATCCCTAAATACCCCCTAGATGTGACTGGCATCTGCCAACACCACCTATCCAGTGAATCAAATATCCATACACTCATCAAAATTATCTAAGAACTGAGGTAACATATGTTAATGCTCAATACATCAGATACCTTAAGTCTGAATAATCCATCCTCAAGAAAAAGACTCAGTTGTACTGGTTTAAGGAGGGTGATGCAAAGTCTAAGTATTTTCATGCCATCATcagagaaagaaagaggaaaTTGTTCATTCATAAGATTATATTTTGCTAGTATGGTTGCTAAGGTGATCTCCAAAATCAAAGGTTGGAAAACAAAGATGCATAGTTATGGAGGAAAACCTACTCTTGTTAAATCAGTCCTCTAGTCACTTCCTATACATCTTTTGAATGTCATTACTGCTACCACTACTACTCTTAAGAAAATCAAACACCTTATAACAGACTTCTTTGGGCTTGGGCTAAAGATAAGAATAAGTATCACTGGGCCTAATGGGAAACACTCGGCTATGCATATGATGAAGGAGGAATTGGAATGAAAAAGCTGGAAGATATGTGCTTAGCTCTTCAATATAAAAAatggtggactttcagatctAAGAAGACTTTGTGGGTTGAATtccttaaagaaaaatattaccaAAGAGCTCACCCAGTCATAAAAAATGGGATACTGGTCATTCTCTGATATGGAAACACATGATGGCCAACAAGGTCCGAATTGAGCCTCATATCCAGTGGAAGATCAACTTAGGAAGTTATAGTTTTTTGAGGGACGATTGTCTAGGGATTGTAACTTTAGATTATCACAATGATTACTTACCAAAACTAGATAATACTTCAGTCTCAAAATTCATGAATATAGATCTTCGAATGCTAAAATAGTGTGGCAACATGCCCCTCACCAACTGGTTCTTTAAATTCTTAGCAGTACTTTCAGTTACCAACCAAATATACAGGATCAAGATTATTGGAAATTAAATCTTCATGGAAAGTTTACTTTTCCATCAACTTGGGAACATGTGaggaataaaaaaattgattttgataaaaaaatgtatttggCATAATAACGTACCTTTCAAGGTCTCATTTTTGCTATGGAGGACAATCAGATTCAATCTTCCTACTAATGAAGAAATGGTCTCATTTGGGCATGAGCCAGCAAAGTGTTCGTGTTGTCATGTACTAGGGTGGGATAACACAGACCATATCTTTGTTAATGGGATTTTTTCTAAATACATAtggaattattttttgagcttcTTGGGAGTTGACCATGGAAGTGGTCCACAaagaaatattttgatgaactggTGGATGTTCAAACCTAATAATCAGGTTCATAGACATATGATTTAGGCCACTACCCTTTGTTTTATGGAATATTTGGAAGAATAGGTGTGCTGAAAAGTATGATTGGAAGAAACCTAGCATCTCTAGAGTGAAATTATCCATTATCAAGGACCTATACATGTTGATCTTCAAAGCATATCCATAAATTCCATGTCCTTGTAAATGGAAGGATCTTTTGCAATAGGTAGAAAGATGTCAAAATTAAATGAGAGTAGTCAAAGTCAAGTTGTCAAAACCCTCTCCTCACAATGTTAAGTTGAATATTGATAGCGTGCAATTAATAATCTAGGTAAGATTGGGGCAGGTGGAATTCTAAGAGATCACAAAGGTTGTAACATTCCTAAAAATCCTcacaagtaccttaagaatgccttggaataGGCCGCTCgcataatgcattatccttaatctttttggaaaatccgagttcgcAATATCAATCAGGAGGTCAAAATCTCAGGGAAATTGTCATAGTGAATTTTTAGGACCTGTatattgaaagatagatttttcaaagaaaatacacaaaacAATAAAGTGCGTAGCAAGTCCGCATCGAAGACTTGCTCCCGTTCAGTGCAATTTTTTCCAAGTCAAAGTCTGGCTAAAAtatcattcgctcaaaattggcctattaGGGAACACCTCCACGTTGCGGTCCTGGATGATGGTTTTCATCCAAAATTAGTTTTAAGTAAGGGTACTTTAGcctttttcctaattgttagttaatgaacctagacgtttttagaaTCTAATTTTGCTcttaaattaacctaaacctctaattctattcattcttctacaattcccctactcaaatatttctctctctgcaaaagactctcaaggactccattgaagacttcaaataaattcacacaagctctccatcaaatctctcaagttcttcctaattatttggttttgtcacttaaggtatgtgagtattgattcatggattctttcatccatgaagcctaatcaaattctcaagatttctatcaaattaaaatatgatactttatgggttttatgatctgtATTCCAAtggcatgaattatgattcaaattctGATTATGAGTcgattttaatataaattgacggttattgtattgaattgaagagtttttccatgaattctcctacattgatctttagggttcatgatattaattatgggtattttcaattatacttctgaaagatattatctttatgaattatgtatgggttgatagaaGGTATATGAGCTTGATTTTttaagtaaattgatcatgcattcatgtcttaacctaatttcaagtataagttatgatcatgaattttgaagtatgaattatgtctatgtatgtatgatttgtaatgtggaaggacaatacccgcatttcacttatgttataaaaatgagctacgtTATGATTTCatacctatgatcatgactataatatatgtcattataatttctatgctatgtatatattccgtggaatttgatTTAGCACCAAATgtgaacttgaggtgggggctcaaaatATGGGGTTCTTATTTATATAAAGTCTATTGTCCCATAACTAAGTGCCACCGTATGTTACCTTTATGACCttgctattggatccacatataatgtatgtatgacccgcctaacagggtagagtctaccttagaaAGTAGATTCCCCATTCCTCCAATGTAGGGGAAATATTGGGATTCTATGTTacagctcacatggtcttattgtcggttatggttcctatcccatatatgtattttcatgatctcaatTATGCTTCTCAAATCCTttattcattatgattttctcatgactttacttatctcatttTATTATGTGTTATACTTCaccattgcatcccatgatttacgttgcatgtcatgcactcatacttagtaaattctaacgtaataatgcatactttttatctacattatctcataatgtaggggtttaggttgaagatcatattcatccacgtaGCTAGTTAAGCTTTACCATCCAGCAGTGtttttggtaagtcctcatttatgcaggactagtcatcgagttagTTATTGTCTTCAAAGACcttttattatgtttctttttgagggtgagctgggGACATGTATTATCCCTCGCtaatgttcatgagtagaggtatatagttggacaaatattttgagtcgaTGTTCCCATGTGAAATTCTTCATTTCGTATTAATAGTTTAGAccttttatgatgtttctgcttttactttaccttatgtatgcttatgatatgtaaaagaggcttggttggagccttttgGGATTTCAAatgtcgtgttatgactagaccctaggtgggttcgtaacaaacttggtatcggagcacaaggttcaagtgtcctaagaTATCCAACATGCTGCAtcaagtagagttttattcatgggtgtgaagcgcgcaacacttatgagtaggaggctatgaggaatcttaggaaatcctcacttttttcatgatttatatcatgcgatagagtggtactctaagccCTCCCCTCCTAACGATTGTTCTTAGTGATTTTCAGAACATGCCTCAAAGAATACAAATCCCTCAAGCTAATGGTCCTTCTCCCAATCAAGTAACTAATGAGGAGTTTTTGACttctatcactatgctagctcgcatagtggccaaccaaggagtAATGGCACTTCCAAATATGATCACACAACATCAAGAGTTTGagacttcacaaggatgaaccctcccaagTTTTATGGTTTAGAAGGGTATGAGGATTCCCAAGACTTTGTTTATTAGGTATATAAGATTATGGATATTATGGGGATGTCTTCTGAACAGAAGTCGAATATGGTGGCCTACCAACTTAGAGGTGTCGCTCGAGTGTGGTGTGACCAATAGAAGGCTAAAAGGGGTGAAAGAGGCCCTATAGGTTGGAAGAATTTCAAAGTttcttttcttgaccacttctttccacttgagttgggggaggcaaaggtgttggagtttatcaacctcTAGCACAGTAATATgggtgtgagggagtatgccctcaagtttacagAGTTGTCCAAGTATACTCCTTTCTTGGTAGTTGATTCTCGTGCCCGAATTAGTAAGTTCATTTTGGGGGTGTCAGACTTAGTTGCTAGAGAATACCGAGCCGCTATGCTTTTgaaagaaatggacatatcttgaCTCATGACTTATGCTGAACAAATAGAAGGAGAGAAGCTTTAAGAGAGAAAAatgagggagtccaagagggctcaatTTGACGGCGAATTTTCTAGTGCTAAAATCAATGAGGATAATGGGCTttttcaacaaggccaaagattcCAAGGTCAAGGTTCCCCTCGAAATTTGGGCCAAATTTTTTATAAGGACAAGGTGCCATACACTAAGGGCTAAGGTAGAGGTATGAGTGCTAGTCATATTACACTTCCTACGTACAAtaagtgtggaaggaatcatgggGGTAAGTGTTTGATGGAAACGGGTGCTTCTTTTGGATATGGTAAAATTTGGCACAAGGACTCCAAATATCCTAACAAGGGGAGAGAAGGACTTTCTCAAAGGCAAGCTACTCAAGGTGGACAAGCTCAACAAAGTGGCAGTCAGCGCCACAATAGGTTCTATGCACTTAAAGCTAGGCAAGATGTTGAGGAGTCTCCCGATGTAATTACGGGTAAGTTGTGGGTGTTTGACTTTGATggttatattttaattgatctgggtgctacattatcttttgtcaCTCCTCACCTTTCTATAACATTTGATGTATGTCTCgaaatcttgctagagcctttttcgaaTAATACCCTTATGTGACTCAGTATTTAAGGGTAAGTTTGAGTGATGCTAATAAGGGTGGTGTTCTTGTTTGGGATGGTTAGGAATTTTGATTGGTAGTGCATGAGAAATTGGTAGTTAATAAGAAGATCgaggttctctcacaagggggCATTTAGGGTTATAGATAAGGAGGAAGAGCTAGATGAGACCTTAttatgtgcaatagataggtaagagtatattggtgtgacctTTTGTAGGAATGAATACCAATAAGTATATAGAGATGATAAGGTAGACAcgaaaattattaagtgatgttcACTTCAAGGGAGTCGTCAAGTGGTTAAAATGATAGGCTTGAACGTGTGGTTGTGGACATATGAGTGATTATTGTAGGTTATTGATGACTTCtcgttaagggtttcaagtgagtatattagagtggttatagaactaggattgaatgtagtgttgatggcatataGGTGAATGTATGATGTATTGTGTGTTTATTTATTAGGTCTTGAGGTTTGTTCAATATGGTAGTAAGGGCTAGTACTCTTGGATAGAATTTGTTATGGAGGTAGAGGGACCTAAGGTGTATTtatggaatgacatgaagaaggacagtgtcctaattgtcaacaagttaaggttgagcatcaaaaaatTAAGAGGTTTAGGTCAAGACATCATATGATGCCGAAGATTATGTTAACTCGTACATTCGTGAACTCGTcaaactttatggtgttcctttttcaattatatcggatagaagaacccaattcacttcacatttttggaagtcttttcaaaaaggtcttggtactagagtcaagctatgaactgctttccatcctcaaaccgatggacaagtgAAAGAACGATTCAAACATTGGAGAATATGTTAAGGatatgtgtgattgatcttaatggaaattggatgagcattttccattgattgagtttgcatataataatagttagcactctagcatccaaatagctCCTTTTATAACCTTGTATGGGAGAATATATAGGTCtctagtgggatggtttgaagtaggtgagatgacattgattggtccagatttggtagttgctgcaatggagaaagtaaggctcataagaggaAGATTGAAAATGGTTCAAAGTCGTCAAATGTCCTATTtagacactaggaggagagagctttaatttgatgtggatgatatggtatatttgaagatttcacctatgaaaggggtaatgcagttgggtaagaaaggaaagttgagtcctagatatataggaccttaAAGAATATTGAAGCTCATTGACAAAGTaccatatgagttagacttgccacttaaGTTGGTTTTGGTTCTTCCACTCAAGCCTTAAGGTACTAAGTCATTCATGATCAAACTGATTAAGCTCTTATGTTTCacttccatatgtcattcatatgcatgcatgattcatgaaaatgatttttttatctaaaagactatgtcttatgttaagtatgaagtttacatgttctatacatttttcaaagtgtccgcATGTTCGTGTTGGGTTACTAGTCCTTTTTCCttgtccttcctatattagttgaatcttatTTAAAGACTaatatttccaagggggagTTATTgtaatatttctaaaaaaacctcataagtaccttaagaatgtCTTCAAAATAGGCCACTCgcataatgcattatccttaattttttgGCAAATccaagtttggaatatcgatcaaggggtcaaaaccgGCAGgaagtaccttaagaatgccttcaGAATAGGCCACTCtcataatgcattatccttaatctctTTGGAAAATCTGATCTAGAATATCGATCTGGGGGTCAAAATCGAcgggaaaatagtctcggtgtaTTTTTAGGAttcgtatatcgaaagatagattttttaaagaaactgcacaaaacaTAAAGTGCGCGGCGAGTACTCTTTGCGTTCTTGCTCCCATTCAGTGCAATTTTTCACGTgttaaaattggccaaaatttcattcgctcaaaattggcctatcaggGAACACCTTCGGGTCGCGGACTTGGGCGATGGTTTTTGTCCAAAATtagttttaagtaagggcactttagcctttttcctaattgttagttaatgaatctagatgtttttaggacctaatttagctctataaattaatctaaacctctaattctcttcatttttctacaattctcctattcaaatatttctctgtCTACAAAAGAATCtcaaagactccattgaagacttcaaataaatttacTCAACTTTCCATCAAaaatctcaagttcttcca
Protein-coding sequences here:
- the LOC129892831 gene encoding uncharacterized protein LOC129892831; the encoded protein is MERLKSLKSIHQIPIIAILEPFSDSIQIQYFRNQLNMDHAISNPNGKIWLFWTKDVDCRILENEEQLITCEFNHVMNPNQFIVTFLYAKCKDHLRRPLWDSMLQQSATSLPWCTLGDFNVITDPQEKLGGVTYNMKKSLEFISIIEACGLQDLGFCGQRYTWSNLRGIMFIIWKRLDRGMVTDKWLEMMPQTTITHLPSVGSDHCPLLLEMTDQNQQHTKYFKFLNCWTEQPSFLDTVSNCWNRTMEGNPMWCFHQKMKRLAATLSTWSRLQFGDIYAKVKEYEDKTRHAEEELISSNSEENRTKLHAINEEYIKYLKLEESMLKQKTQLHWFKEGDVNSKYFHALIRGRRRKLYIHKIQNEDDNWVQGEENIAKAACEHFQAIFTGEETQIQEHTLQCIPRMVTDEHNRNLKAFPTMEELRTVVFLMNPNSAAGPDGMNGKHGFFHSTRGLKQGDPLSPALFIIGAEVLSRLMNNLHQHPQYHGFLMAKKGPQINHLSCADDIIIFSSGRSHTLKLIMETLHTYEHASGQLINRDKSNFMVPLNAFNSTVRRIKKVTCFKQKNSPITYLGCPLYIGRQRIIYYSELIAKVVARIAGWQAKLISYGGRVTLIKHVIQVLPIHLLSASSPPATTIKQIQSITANFFWGWKNERRKYHWSSWKNLSYPYEEGGIGVRLISDVAKSFQYKQWWIFRTKNSLWSEFLKAKYCQRSNPITKKWHTGQSLIWKHLMKNKHNVEPHIQWQIQSGSCLFWWDNWLGVGPLANFRPASSRQNNTKVSSFMINGQCNAELVSQKAPPQFVPSILASNINYQPHKLDQAS